Proteins from a genomic interval of Drosophila melanogaster chromosome 2R:
- the DAT gene encoding dopamine transporter, isoform A — protein sequence MSPTGHISKSKTPTPHDNDNNSISDERETWSGKVDFLLSVIGFAVDLANVWRFPYLCYKNGGGAFLVPYGIMLVVGGIPLFYMELALGQHNRKGAITCWGRLVPLFKGIGYAVVLIAFYVDFYYNVIIAWSLRFFFASFTNSLPWTSCNNIWNTPNCRPFESQNASRVPVIGNYSDLYAMGNQSLLYNETYMNGSSLDTSAVGHVEGFQSAASEYFNRYILELNRSEGIHDLGAIKWDMALCLLIVYLICYFSLWKGISTSGKVVWFTALFPYAVLLILLIRGLTLPGSFLGIQYYLTPNFSAIYKAEVWVDAATQVFFSLGPGFGVLLAYASYNKYHNNVYKDALLTSFINSATSFIAGFVIFSVLGYMAHTLGVRIEDVATEGPGLVFVVYPAAIATMPASTFWALIFFMMLLTLGLDSSFGGSEAIITALSDEFPKIKRNRELFVAGLFSLYFVVGLASCTQGGFYFFHLLDRYAAGYSILVAVFFEAIAVSWIYGTNRFSEDIRDMIGFPPGRYWQVCWRFVAPIFLLFITVYGLIGYEPLTYADYVYPSWANALGWCIAGSSVVMIPAVAIFKLLSTPGSLRQRFTILTTPWRDQQSMAMVLNGVTTEVTVVRLTDTETAKEPVDV from the exons ATGTCACCAACCGGACATATATCCAAATCAAAGACGCCCACGCCACACGATAACGATAACAATAGCATCAGCGACGAGCGCGAAACATGGAGCGGCAAAGTGGATTTTTTATTATCGGTTATTGGATTCGCCGTCGATTTAGCAAACGTCTGGAGATTTCCCTATTTGTGCTACAAAAATGGCGGTG GCGCTTTTCTTGTGCCCTACGGCATTATGTTGGTGGTCGGTGGCATTCCTCTGTTCTATATGGAATTGGCCCTGGGTCAGCACAATCGTAAGGGTGCCATAACCTGCTGGGGTCGCTTGGTGCCCCTCTTCAAAG GAATTGGATATGCCGTGGTGCTGATAGCCTTCTATGTGGACTTCTATTACAATGTGATTATTGCCTGGTCGTTGCGTTTCTTTTTTGCATCCTTCACCAACTCGCTGCCTTGGACGTCGTGTAATAATATTTGGAACACACCAAATTGTAGACCG TTTGAGAGCCAAAATGCATCTCGTGTTCCGGTTATTGGTAACTATAGTGACTTGTATGCCATGGGAAATCAAAGCCTGCTCTACAATGAGACATATATGAATGGTTCGAGCTTGGATACGTCAGCGGTTGGCCATGTGGAGGGTTTTCAGTCCGCAGCATCGGAATATTTTAA CCGCTACATTTTGGAGCTGAACCGCAGCGAGGGAATCCATGACTTGGGCGCCATCAAATGGGACATGGCGCTGTGCCTTCTGATTGTCTACTTAATTTGTTACTTCTCCCTGTGGAAGGGTATCAGCACTTCGGGCAAGGTTGTGTGGTTTACTGCCCTCTTTCCCTATGCAGTGCTACTGATTCTTCTAATCAGAGGGCTCACACTGCCGGGATCTTTTCTGGGCATTCAGTATTATCTTACGCCCAACTTTAGTGCCATCTATAAGGCTGAGGTCTGGGTGGATGCTGCCACCCAGGTGTTTTTCTCATTGGGTCCAGGATTTGGAGTGCTGCTGGCCTATGCATCCTATAATAAATACCATAACAATGTATACAA GGATGCTTTGTTAACCAGTTTCATTAACTCGGCTACCAGCTTTATAGCCGGCTTTGTGATATTCTCCGTGCTGGGTTACATGGCCCACACACTGGGTGTAAGAATTGAAGATGTTGCCACCGAAGGACCTGGTCTGGTTTTCGTGGTCTATCCAGCTGCCATTGCCACCATGCCGGCCAGCACTTTCTGGGCTCTAATATTCTTCATGATGCTGCTAACTTTGGGCTTGGATAGTTCG TTTGGTGGTTCAGAGGCTATAATCACAGCTTTGAGCGACGAGTTTCCCAAGATCAAAAGAAACCGAGAGCTGTTTGTAGCTGGACTGTTTTCCCTGTACTTCGTGGTCGGTTTGGCCAGTTGCACTCAGGGTGGCTTCTATTTCTTCCATCTGCTGGATCGTTACGCTGCTGGCTACTCGATTTTGGTGGCCGTGTTCTTTGAGGCAATCGCCGTGTCCTGGATCTACGGAACCAATCGATTTAGCGAGGATATACGGGACATGATTGGTTTTCCACCGGGAAGATACTGGCAGGTGTGTTGGCGATTTGTGGCACCAATTTTCCTGCTCTTCATCACGGTTTACGGGCTGATTGGCTACGAGCCACTGACATATGCGGACTATGTGTATCCCAGTTGGGCCAATGCGCTGGGTTGGTGCATAGCTGGTTCCTCGGTTGTGATGATTCCTGCCGTGGCGATATTTAAACTACTTTCCACGCCGGGAAGTCTGCGTCAGCGGTTCACAATTTTGACCACACCATGGCGAGATCAGCAATCGATGGCAATGGTGCTGAACGGGGTCACCACCGAGGTCACCGTGGTGCGATTAACCGACACGGAGACCGCCAAGGAACCCGTCGATGTCTGA
- the Syn2 gene encoding Syntrophin-like 2, isoform E — protein sequence MISGIMKLSDTMATPIEEKLDQNLKVRTGMVHVSDGKSRPEPLRLNLTMELLSLQKLEVVTPSSCHPNGPPMESKERMVQITRQKQGGLGLSIKGGAEHKLPILISRIYKDQAADITGQLFVGDAIIKVNGEYITACPHDDAVNILRNAGDIVVLTVKHYRAATPFLQKQLTKDTPDSDNDVTCAELKADEGYKSSVNSGTISRSCSRPMSICSEPEKRWTDVVAVPLMMAYVTRYIYGTDKLRQNAFEVRGLNGISTGVIHCDELAILSQWLKLITDNVVGLTHLQMKLYNRNFAVGERIEYMGWVNEGVINNNISWQSYKPRFLLLKGTEVMLFETPPLNVAGISKALVVYKVYQTMFRIVKESETVDSRQHCFLLQSSGHEPRYLSVETRQELLRIENSWNAAIVTSVIKLGRKTFAVSHHGKSGGLTLDWQAGFSLTEGAESATVWQYKFSQLRGSSDDGKSKLKLHFQDHDSRAIETKELECQVLQSLLFCMHAFLTAKVASVDPAFLSSIQQT from the exons ATGATTTCAGGAATTATGAAGCTCTCTGACACCATGGCCACGCCTATAGAAGAAAAACTCGACCAAAACCTGAAG gTGCGAACTGGAATGGTGCACGTGAGCGATGGCAAGAGCAGACCAGAACCGCTTCGACTTAATCTTACCATGGAGTTGCTTTCGCTGCAGAAGCTGGAAGTGGTAACACCAAGTAGTTGTCACCCCAATGGACCACCCATGGAATcaaag GAACGTATGGTTCAAATTACGCGCCAAAAACAAGGCGGCCTAGGACTGAGCATAAAAGGTGGCGCCGAGCATAAACTACCCATTTTGATATCGCGTATCTATAAGGATCAGGCTGCGGACATAACGGGCCAACTATTTGTTGGCGATGCCATCATCAAGGTCAACGGAGAATACATCACGGCATGTCCTCACGATGATGCCGTCAATATATTGAGAAACGCTGGCGATATTGTTGTGCTCACTGTTAAGCATTATCGCGCAGCCACGCCTTTCCTTCAGAAACAAC TGACCAAGGACACACCCGACTCGGACAACGATGTCACATGTGCCGAACTGAAGGCTGACGAGGGCTACAAGTCATCCGTCAATAGTGGAACCATCAGTCGCAGTTGTAGTCGCCCCATGTCAATTTGCTCGGAGCCCGAGAAGCGCTGGACCGACGTGGTTGCCG TACCTCTAATGATGGCATATGTGACGAGGTACATCTATGGCACCGACAAGCTGCGACAAAATGCCTTCGAAGTTCGCGGTCTGAATGGAATTTCCACAGGTGTCATACACTGTGACGAACTGGCCATACTTAGTCAGTGGCTGAAATTGATAACAGACAATGTTGTGGGCCTGACGCATTTACAG ATGAAGCTATATAATAGAAACTTTGCTGTGGGCGAGCGCATTGAGTACATGGGCTGGGTGAATGAAGGTGTCattaacaacaatatatcgtgGCAGAGCTACAAGCCCAGGTTTCTACTGCTCAAAGGCACTGAAGTGATGCTCTTTGAAACGCCACCA CTAAATGTGGCTGGCATTAGTAAGGCTTTGGTGGTCTACAAGGTCTACCAGACCATGTTCCGCATTGTCAAGGAATCGGAGACCGTGGATAGTCGTCAGCATTGTTTCCTGCTGCAAAGTTCGGGTCATGAACCGCGCTATTTGAGCGTGGAAACCCGTCAGGAGCTTTTGAGAATCGAAAACAGCTGGAATGCGGCCATTGTGACAAGTGTCATCAAACTGGGC CGTAAGACCTTTGCCGTGTCGCATCATGGAAAAAGTGGTGGACTCACGCTGGACTGGCAAGCTGGTTTTTCATTAACCGAAGGAGCCGAATCCGCCACAGTTTGGCAGTATAAATTCTCCCAGCTGAGGGGCTCCAGTGATGATGGTAAATCGAAGCTGAAGTTGCATTTCCAGGATCACGATAGCCGTGCAATAGAAACCAAG GAGCTGGAATGCCAAGTCCTGCAAAGTCTGCTGTTCTGCATGCACGCGTTTCTTACGGCCAAGGTGGCATCGGTGGATCCAGCATTTTTGAGCTCAATCCAGCAGActtaa
- the Syn2 gene encoding Syntrophin-like 2, isoform C, translating to MKLSDTMATPIEEKLDQNLKVRTGMVHVSDGKSRPEPLRLNLTMELLSLQKLEVVTPSSCHPNGPPMESKERMVQITRQKQGGLGLSIKGGAEHKLPILISRIYKDQAADITGQLFVGDAIIKVNGEYITACPHDDAVNILRNAGDIVVLTVKHYRAATPFLQKQLPLMMAYVTRYIYGTDKLRQNAFEVRGLNGISTGVIHCDELAILSQWLKLITDNVVGLTHLQMKLYNRNFAVGERIEYMGWVNEGVINNNISWQSYKPRFLLLKGTEVMLFETPPLNVAGISKALVVYKVYQTMFRIVKESETVDSRQHCFLLQSSGHEPRYLSVETRQELLRIENSWNAAIVTSVIKLGRKTFAVSHHGKSGGLTLDWQAGFSLTEGAESATVWQYKFSQLRGSSDDGKSKLKLHFQDHDSRAIETKELECQVLQSLLFCMHAFLTAKVASVDPAFLSSIQQT from the exons ATGAAGCTCTCTGACACCATGGCCACGCCTATAGAAGAAAAACTCGACCAAAACCTGAAG gTGCGAACTGGAATGGTGCACGTGAGCGATGGCAAGAGCAGACCAGAACCGCTTCGACTTAATCTTACCATGGAGTTGCTTTCGCTGCAGAAGCTGGAAGTGGTAACACCAAGTAGTTGTCACCCCAATGGACCACCCATGGAATcaaag GAACGTATGGTTCAAATTACGCGCCAAAAACAAGGCGGCCTAGGACTGAGCATAAAAGGTGGCGCCGAGCATAAACTACCCATTTTGATATCGCGTATCTATAAGGATCAGGCTGCGGACATAACGGGCCAACTATTTGTTGGCGATGCCATCATCAAGGTCAACGGAGAATACATCACGGCATGTCCTCACGATGATGCCGTCAATATATTGAGAAACGCTGGCGATATTGTTGTGCTCACTGTTAAGCATTATCGCGCAGCCACGCCTTTCCTTCAGAAACAAC TACCTCTAATGATGGCATATGTGACGAGGTACATCTATGGCACCGACAAGCTGCGACAAAATGCCTTCGAAGTTCGCGGTCTGAATGGAATTTCCACAGGTGTCATACACTGTGACGAACTGGCCATACTTAGTCAGTGGCTGAAATTGATAACAGACAATGTTGTGGGCCTGACGCATTTACAG ATGAAGCTATATAATAGAAACTTTGCTGTGGGCGAGCGCATTGAGTACATGGGCTGGGTGAATGAAGGTGTCattaacaacaatatatcgtgGCAGAGCTACAAGCCCAGGTTTCTACTGCTCAAAGGCACTGAAGTGATGCTCTTTGAAACGCCACCA CTAAATGTGGCTGGCATTAGTAAGGCTTTGGTGGTCTACAAGGTCTACCAGACCATGTTCCGCATTGTCAAGGAATCGGAGACCGTGGATAGTCGTCAGCATTGTTTCCTGCTGCAAAGTTCGGGTCATGAACCGCGCTATTTGAGCGTGGAAACCCGTCAGGAGCTTTTGAGAATCGAAAACAGCTGGAATGCGGCCATTGTGACAAGTGTCATCAAACTGGGC CGTAAGACCTTTGCCGTGTCGCATCATGGAAAAAGTGGTGGACTCACGCTGGACTGGCAAGCTGGTTTTTCATTAACCGAAGGAGCCGAATCCGCCACAGTTTGGCAGTATAAATTCTCCCAGCTGAGGGGCTCCAGTGATGATGGTAAATCGAAGCTGAAGTTGCATTTCCAGGATCACGATAGCCGTGCAATAGAAACCAAG GAGCTGGAATGCCAAGTCCTGCAAAGTCTGCTGTTCTGCATGCACGCGTTTCTTACGGCCAAGGTGGCATCGGTGGATCCAGCATTTTTGAGCTCAATCCAGCAGActtaa
- the Syn2 gene encoding Syntrophin-like 2, isoform B, with the protein MKLSDTMATPIEEKLDQNLKVRTGMVHVSDGKSRPEPLRLNLTMELLSLQKLEVVTPSSCHPNGPPMESKERMVQITRQKQGGLGLSIKGGAEHKLPILISRIYKDQAADITGQLFVGDAIIKVNGEYITACPHDDAVNILRNAGDIVVLTVKHYRAATPFLQKQLTKDTPDSDNDVTCAELKADEGYKSSVNSGTISRSCSRPMSICSEPEKRWTDVVAVPLMMAYVTRYIYGTDKLRQNAFEVRGLNGISTGVIHCDELAILSQWLKLITDNVVGLTHLQMKLYNRNFAVGERIEYMGWVNEGVINNNISWQSYKPRFLLLKGTEVMLFETPPLNVAGISKALVVYKVYQTMFRIVKESETVDSRQHCFLLQSSGHEPRYLSVETRQELLRIENSWNAAIVTSVIKLGRKTFAVSHHGKSGGLTLDWQAGFSLTEGAESATVWQYKFSQLRGSSDDGKSKLKLHFQDHDSRAIETKELECQVLQSLLFCMHAFLTAKVASVDPAFLSSIQQT; encoded by the exons ATGAAGCTCTCTGACACCATGGCCACGCCTATAGAAGAAAAACTCGACCAAAACCTGAAG gTGCGAACTGGAATGGTGCACGTGAGCGATGGCAAGAGCAGACCAGAACCGCTTCGACTTAATCTTACCATGGAGTTGCTTTCGCTGCAGAAGCTGGAAGTGGTAACACCAAGTAGTTGTCACCCCAATGGACCACCCATGGAATcaaag GAACGTATGGTTCAAATTACGCGCCAAAAACAAGGCGGCCTAGGACTGAGCATAAAAGGTGGCGCCGAGCATAAACTACCCATTTTGATATCGCGTATCTATAAGGATCAGGCTGCGGACATAACGGGCCAACTATTTGTTGGCGATGCCATCATCAAGGTCAACGGAGAATACATCACGGCATGTCCTCACGATGATGCCGTCAATATATTGAGAAACGCTGGCGATATTGTTGTGCTCACTGTTAAGCATTATCGCGCAGCCACGCCTTTCCTTCAGAAACAAC TGACCAAGGACACACCCGACTCGGACAACGATGTCACATGTGCCGAACTGAAGGCTGACGAGGGCTACAAGTCATCCGTCAATAGTGGAACCATCAGTCGCAGTTGTAGTCGCCCCATGTCAATTTGCTCGGAGCCCGAGAAGCGCTGGACCGACGTGGTTGCCG TACCTCTAATGATGGCATATGTGACGAGGTACATCTATGGCACCGACAAGCTGCGACAAAATGCCTTCGAAGTTCGCGGTCTGAATGGAATTTCCACAGGTGTCATACACTGTGACGAACTGGCCATACTTAGTCAGTGGCTGAAATTGATAACAGACAATGTTGTGGGCCTGACGCATTTACAG ATGAAGCTATATAATAGAAACTTTGCTGTGGGCGAGCGCATTGAGTACATGGGCTGGGTGAATGAAGGTGTCattaacaacaatatatcgtgGCAGAGCTACAAGCCCAGGTTTCTACTGCTCAAAGGCACTGAAGTGATGCTCTTTGAAACGCCACCA CTAAATGTGGCTGGCATTAGTAAGGCTTTGGTGGTCTACAAGGTCTACCAGACCATGTTCCGCATTGTCAAGGAATCGGAGACCGTGGATAGTCGTCAGCATTGTTTCCTGCTGCAAAGTTCGGGTCATGAACCGCGCTATTTGAGCGTGGAAACCCGTCAGGAGCTTTTGAGAATCGAAAACAGCTGGAATGCGGCCATTGTGACAAGTGTCATCAAACTGGGC CGTAAGACCTTTGCCGTGTCGCATCATGGAAAAAGTGGTGGACTCACGCTGGACTGGCAAGCTGGTTTTTCATTAACCGAAGGAGCCGAATCCGCCACAGTTTGGCAGTATAAATTCTCCCAGCTGAGGGGCTCCAGTGATGATGGTAAATCGAAGCTGAAGTTGCATTTCCAGGATCACGATAGCCGTGCAATAGAAACCAAG GAGCTGGAATGCCAAGTCCTGCAAAGTCTGCTGTTCTGCATGCACGCGTTTCTTACGGCCAAGGTGGCATCGGTGGATCCAGCATTTTTGAGCTCAATCCAGCAGActtaa
- the DAT gene encoding dopamine transporter, isoform B: MSPTGHISKSKTPTPHDNDNNSISDERETWSGKVDFLLSVIGFAVDLANVWRFPYLCYKNGGGAFLVPYGIMLVVGGIPLFYMELALGQHNRKGAITCWGRLVPLFKGIGYAVVLIAFYVDFYYNVIIAWSLRFFFASFTNSLPWTSCNNIWNTPNCRPFESQNASRVPVIGNYSDLYAMGNQSLLYNETYMNGSSLDTSAVGHVEGFQSAASEYFNRYILELNRSEGIHDLGAIKWDMALCLLIVYLICYFSLWKGISTSGKVVWFTALFPYAVLLILLIRGLTLPGSFLGIQYYLTPNFSAIYKAEVWVDAATQVFFSLGPGFGVLLAYASYNKYHNNVYKDALLTSFINSATSFIAGFVIFSVLGYMAHTLGVRIEDVATEGPGLVFVVYPAAIATMPASTFWALIFFMMLLTLGLDSSFGGSEAIITALSDEFPKIKRNRELFVAGLFSLYFVVGLASCTQGGFYFFHLLDRYAAGYSILVAVFFEAIAVSWIYGTNRFSEDIRDMIGFPPGRYWQVCWRFVAPIFLLFITVYGLIGYEPLTYADYVYPSWANALGWCIAGSSVVMIPAVAIFKLLSTPGSLRQRFTILTTPWRDQQSMAMVLNGVTTEVTVVRLTDTETAKEPVDVXVRPVARFQIYYV, from the exons ATGTCACCAACCGGACATATATCCAAATCAAAGACGCCCACGCCACACGATAACGATAACAATAGCATCAGCGACGAGCGCGAAACATGGAGCGGCAAAGTGGATTTTTTATTATCGGTTATTGGATTCGCCGTCGATTTAGCAAACGTCTGGAGATTTCCCTATTTGTGCTACAAAAATGGCGGTG GCGCTTTTCTTGTGCCCTACGGCATTATGTTGGTGGTCGGTGGCATTCCTCTGTTCTATATGGAATTGGCCCTGGGTCAGCACAATCGTAAGGGTGCCATAACCTGCTGGGGTCGCTTGGTGCCCCTCTTCAAAG GAATTGGATATGCCGTGGTGCTGATAGCCTTCTATGTGGACTTCTATTACAATGTGATTATTGCCTGGTCGTTGCGTTTCTTTTTTGCATCCTTCACCAACTCGCTGCCTTGGACGTCGTGTAATAATATTTGGAACACACCAAATTGTAGACCG TTTGAGAGCCAAAATGCATCTCGTGTTCCGGTTATTGGTAACTATAGTGACTTGTATGCCATGGGAAATCAAAGCCTGCTCTACAATGAGACATATATGAATGGTTCGAGCTTGGATACGTCAGCGGTTGGCCATGTGGAGGGTTTTCAGTCCGCAGCATCGGAATATTTTAA CCGCTACATTTTGGAGCTGAACCGCAGCGAGGGAATCCATGACTTGGGCGCCATCAAATGGGACATGGCGCTGTGCCTTCTGATTGTCTACTTAATTTGTTACTTCTCCCTGTGGAAGGGTATCAGCACTTCGGGCAAGGTTGTGTGGTTTACTGCCCTCTTTCCCTATGCAGTGCTACTGATTCTTCTAATCAGAGGGCTCACACTGCCGGGATCTTTTCTGGGCATTCAGTATTATCTTACGCCCAACTTTAGTGCCATCTATAAGGCTGAGGTCTGGGTGGATGCTGCCACCCAGGTGTTTTTCTCATTGGGTCCAGGATTTGGAGTGCTGCTGGCCTATGCATCCTATAATAAATACCATAACAATGTATACAA GGATGCTTTGTTAACCAGTTTCATTAACTCGGCTACCAGCTTTATAGCCGGCTTTGTGATATTCTCCGTGCTGGGTTACATGGCCCACACACTGGGTGTAAGAATTGAAGATGTTGCCACCGAAGGACCTGGTCTGGTTTTCGTGGTCTATCCAGCTGCCATTGCCACCATGCCGGCCAGCACTTTCTGGGCTCTAATATTCTTCATGATGCTGCTAACTTTGGGCTTGGATAGTTCG TTTGGTGGTTCAGAGGCTATAATCACAGCTTTGAGCGACGAGTTTCCCAAGATCAAAAGAAACCGAGAGCTGTTTGTAGCTGGACTGTTTTCCCTGTACTTCGTGGTCGGTTTGGCCAGTTGCACTCAGGGTGGCTTCTATTTCTTCCATCTGCTGGATCGTTACGCTGCTGGCTACTCGATTTTGGTGGCCGTGTTCTTTGAGGCAATCGCCGTGTCCTGGATCTACGGAACCAATCGATTTAGCGAGGATATACGGGACATGATTGGTTTTCCACCGGGAAGATACTGGCAGGTGTGTTGGCGATTTGTGGCACCAATTTTCCTGCTCTTCATCACGGTTTACGGGCTGATTGGCTACGAGCCACTGACATATGCGGACTATGTGTATCCCAGTTGGGCCAATGCGCTGGGTTGGTGCATAGCTGGTTCCTCGGTTGTGATGATTCCTGCCGTGGCGATATTTAAACTACTTTCCACGCCGGGAAGTCTGCGTCAGCGGTTCACAATTTTGACCACACCATGGCGAGATCAGCAATCGATGGCAATGGTGCTGAACGGGGTCACCACCGAGGTCACCGTGGTGCGATTAACCGACACGGAGACCGCCAAGGAACCCGTCGATGTCTGAGTTCGACCAGTGGCCCGTTTTCAAATTTACTACGTTTag